The Micropterus dolomieu isolate WLL.071019.BEF.003 ecotype Adirondacks linkage group LG20, ASM2129224v1, whole genome shotgun sequence genome has a segment encoding these proteins:
- the mpc1 gene encoding mitochondrial pyruvate carrier 1, producing the protein MAGTIARKAIDHLKSKDFRDYLMSTHFWGPVANWGLPIAAIADMKKSPEIISGRMTFALSCYSLLFMRFAYKVQPRNWLLFACHFTNEGAQLIQGSRLIKYRMEKKMGS; encoded by the exons ATGGCAGGGACAATTGCACGGAAAGCCATTGACCACCTGAAAAGCAAAGATTTCAGGGATTATTTGATGAG CACG CATTTCTGGGGCCCTGTAGCAAACTGGGGTCTTCCCATAGCCGCCATCGCAGATATGAAGAAGAGCCCAGAGATTATCAGTGGCAGGATGACCTTCG CCCTGTCCTGCTATTCACTGCTCTTCATGAGGTTCGCCTACAAGGTGCAGCCACGCAACTGGCTACTGTTTGCTTGCCATTTTACCAATGAGGGAGCACAGCTAATCCAGGGAAGTCGTCTCATAAAATACAG AATGGAGAAGAAGATGGGATCTTAA
- the srgn gene encoding serglycin — protein sequence MKLILFFVISCLALHNGKGAPRTAVYKFVRCNPEGDQANCVTQQSPEMAWSPDLPAKLPASTAQYLEAEPVEDESPEEDEDKMDEYEEMEEEETPMMSEKGESPVVEQQEEGSGVYEGSATEGEFVADQASITGASETGSGESWTEKDSELNKGWDTKAMRRLFPSRSEVGESKPAEDELREDHLLQL from the exons ATGAAGCTGATTCTGTTCTTCGTTATCTCCTGCCTCGCCTTACATAACGGAAAGG gAGCACCTAGGACTGCTGTGTATAAGTTTGTGAGATGTAACCCTGAGGGCGACCAGGCCAACTGTGTGACTCAACAAAGTCCAGAAATGGCATGGAGTCCAGACCTACCAGCCAAACTGCCTGCTTCTACTGCACAGTATTT AGAGGCAGAGCCTGTGGAGGATGAGAGTCCAGAGGAAGATGAGGACAAGATGGATGAGTATGAAGAGATGGAAGAGGAAGAAACACCAATGATGAGTGAAAAGGGGGAGTCACCTGTGGTTGAGCAGCAAGAGGAAGGTTCTGGAGTTTATGAAGGCTCTGCAACTGAAGGTGAATTCGTGGCTGATCAGGCCTCCATAACTGGTGCAAGCGAGACAGGCTCTGGCGAGTCctggacagagaaagacagtgagCTAAACAAAG GTTGGGATACCAAGGCCATGAGGCGATTGTTCCCTAGCAGGTCTGAGGTTGGTGAGTCAAAACCAGCGGAGGATGAGCTGAGAGAAGACCACCTTCTGCAGCTGTAG
- the LOC123959028 gene encoding KIF-binding protein: protein MASLGSNEWRAICDKFTNAQNLTDVESRNDPENDPFRSKYKARELLREIYCSLKSFGGEGEEDSGGESGDQRPTEPLVDGQREDVFGQGFSGDSAAGLRAAKLGALEYYLGVNHVDTEELSAGQEHLMNCMKLLERCRVSSENVSLFIHVRNQLGILWAGRDETETAQGFLETAESIYQRYMKEDGSPPTDMSEYFTTEEKLLTHQERTKRFELAYTHTMYYLAQVYKNLGETERAGTYCHSTLQRQLQLNQFSPMEWALNAATLSQYYITKGRYMEGRHCLSAATVISDLAGEIPSEAAAQESETESERREQLRQKRAEIARCWIKYCLNLLQDAKKLLEDNVGELDTDRQEEMKRARRVEEEEEEKGRKTALLFGSEDTFDSIASHEEKVPCLLPLDFTEARGVFLVGQNYVTQAKEYFQMDGYVTDHIEILQDHSALFLGLAFFEEDLERRCKMHKRRVDMLEPICIDLNSQYYLLIRRQLMFELAEIYNEMMDLKLTLANLQADTRALDNHTIKKFNHLCSASAKYFQMFLDSLCSPEGKPPEHLEEEVLRPALVARFRVARLHSRLISSLPSAQLDNLNKSLENYKYVVQYCEAHPEAAAAVETELELSKEMADLLPLKINRLKAKMTTNN from the exons ATGGCGTCTCTCGGCAGTAACGAGTGGAGAGCTATCTGCGACAAATTCACCAACGCCCAAAACCTCACTGATGTGGAATCACGAAACGACCCGGAAAATGACCCGTTTCGCTCCAAATATAAGGCAAGGGAGCTCCTCAGAGAGATATACTGCTCGCTGAAGAGTTTCGGCGGCGAAGGTGAAGAGGACAGCGGCGGAGAAAGCGGCGACCAGCGGCCGACAGAGCCGCTGGTGGACGGGCAGAGGGAGGACGTATTCGGCCAGGGCTTCAGCGGCGACTCGGCAGCCGGGCTGCGGGCCGCTAAACTCGGGGCTTTGGAGTACTATCTGGGCGTGAACCATGTCGACACAGAGGAGCTGTCAGCCGGACAGGAGCATCTGATGAACTGCATGAAACTGCTGGAGAGATGCAGAGTGTCTTCTGAGAATGTGTCGCTGTTTATCCATGTCAGG AACCAGTTGGGCATCCTTTGGGCAGGCCGGGATGAGACAGAGACAGCTCAAGGGTTCCTTGAAACTGCAGAATCCATCTACCAACGTTATATGAAGGAG GATGGGAGTCCTCCCACTGATATGTCAGAGTACTTTACTACTGAGGAGAAGCTCCTGACACACCAGGAAAGGACAAAGAG gtttgaGTTGGCCTACACTCACACAATGTACTACCTTGCTCAAGTCTATAAAAACCTTG GTGAAACTGAGCGTGCTGGCACCTACTGCCACAGTACCCTGCAGAGACAGTTACAGTTAAATCAGTTCAGTCCAATGGAGTGGGCTCTGAACGCTGCTACACTATCACAATATTACATCACTAAG ggCCGATACATGGAAGGCAGACATTGCCTCTCAGCAGCTACTGTCATATCAGATTTGGCAGGAGAGATTCCTTCTGAGGCCGCAGCACAGGAGA gtgagacagagagtgaaCGTAGGGAACAGCTCAGACAGAAGAGAGCAGAGATTGCGAGATGTTGGATAAAATACTGTCTCAACCTTCTGCAGGATGCTAAGAAGCTGCTAGAG GACAACGTTGGGGAACTGGATACTGATCGTcaagaagagatgaagagagcaAGAAGagttgaggaggaggaggaagagaagggaagGAAGACTGCTTTGCTGTTCGGTTCTGAAGACACCTTTGACTCCATTGCTAGCCATGAAGAGAAG GTGCCCTGTTTGCTTCCATTGGACTTCACTGAGGCCAGAGGTGTATTTCTGGTGGGACAGAATTATGTCACacag GCCAAGGAGTACTTTCAGATGGACGGCTATGTGACGGACCACATAGAGATCCTGCAGGATCACAGCGCTCTGTTCCTGGGCCTGGCTTTCTTTGAAGAGGATCTGGAGCGGCGCTGCAAAATGCACAAACGACGAGTTGACATGTTAGAGCCAATCTGCATTG ACTTGAACTCCCAGTACTACCTATTGATCCGCAGACAGTTGATGTTTGAGTTGGCTGAGATCTACAATGAAATGATGGACCTGAAACTGACCCTGGCCAACTTACAGGCAGATACACGGGCTCTAGATAATCACACCATTAAGAAATTCAACCATCTCTGCTCTGCCTCTGCCAA ATACTTCCAGATGTTCCTAGACTCTCTGTGTTCTCCAGAGGGGAAGCCTCCGGAGCACCTTGAAGAGGAGGTGCTCAGACCGGCTCTGGTGGCCCGCTTCAGAGTGGCCCGACTCCACAGCAGGCTGATCTCCTCTTTACCCTCTGCTCAGCTGGACAACCTCAACAAGTCTCTGGAAAACTACAA ATACGTGGTGCAGTATTGTGAGGCCCACCCGGAGGCAGCAGCcgctgtggagacagagctggagctgagtaaGGAGATGGCTGATCTGCTCCCTCTCAAAATCAACCGCCTTAAGGCAAAGATGACTACAAACAACTGA
- the vps26a gene encoding vacuolar protein sorting-associated protein 26A codes for MSFLGGLFGPVCEIDVLLNDAENRKTAELKTEDGKVEKHYLFYDGESVSGKVNVNVKQGGKRLEHQGIRIEFVGQIELFSDKSNTHEFVDLVKELALPGELNQNRSYDFEFMQVEKPYESYTGANVRLRYFLRVTVVRRLSDLVKEYELIVHQLATYPDVNNSIKMEVGIEDCLHIEFEYNKSKYHLKDVIVGKIYFLLVRIKIQHMELQLIKKEITGIGPSTTTETETVAKYEIMDGAPVKGESIPIRLFLAGYDLTATMRDVNKKFSVRYFLNLVLVDEEDRRYFKQQEIVLWRKAPEKLRKRNFHQRYESPEPRTQPVNAEQPEM; via the exons ATG AGTTTCCTGGGAGGTTTGTTCGGGCCAGTATGTGAGATAGACGTACTGCTGAACGATGCAGAGAACAGAAAGACGGCCGAGTTGAAGACAGAAGATGGGAAAGTGGAGAAACACTACCTGTTCTACGACGGAGAGTCTGTGTCTGGCAAG GTGAATGTAAATGTGAAGCAGGGAGGAAAGCGACTGGAACATCAGGGCATCCGCATCGAGTTTGTTGGTCAGATAG AGCTATTCTCTGATAAGAGCAACACCCATGAGTTTGTGGACTTGGTTAAAGAGTTGGCTCTTCCTGGAGAACTCAACCAGAACAGGAGCTACGACTTTGAGTTCATGCAGGTGGAGAAGCCCTATGAGTCGTACACTGGAGCCAATGTCAGGCTAAG GTATTTTCTCAGGGTGACAGTAGTACGCCGTCTGTCTGACTTAGTGAAGGAATATGAGCTGATTGTCCACCAGTTAGCCACCTACCCAGACGTCAACAACTCGATCAAGATGGAGGTTGGCATTGAAGACTGTCTGCACATTGAGTTTGAATACAACAAATCCAA ATACCACCTTAAGGACGTGATTGTTGGGAAGATCTACTTCCTGCTGGTCAGGATCAAGATTCAACACATGGAGCTACAGCTCATCAAGAAGGAGATAACAGGCATAG GTCCCAGTACTACCACAGAGACTGAGACGGTTGCAAAGTATGAGATCATGGATGGTGCTCCAGTTAAAGGAGAATCAATCCCCATAAGACTGTTCCTGGCAG GATATGACCTGACAGCAACCATGAGGGATGTCAACAAGAAGTTCTCTGTACGCTACTTCCTTAATCTGGTGCTGGTGGATGAGGAGGACAGAAGATACTTTAAACAACAG gAGATCGTTTTGTGGAGAAAAGCTCCAGAGAAGCTGAGGAAAAGAAACTTCCATCAGCGCTACGAGTCGCCTGAGCCCCGAACCCAGCCAGTTAACGCGGAGCAGCCAGAGATGTGA